A single Streptomyces sannanensis DNA region contains:
- a CDS encoding helix-turn-helix transcriptional regulator gives MPNVKPSTVLGRQLGDELRRSREAAGLTTAAAADLLDCTKGKISRMENGHVPVRSPDLAVLMQAYGVIDPETKERLTALAQRANRRRREGWWHEYASVLSDAYRDQIEMEAICDSIRTYQMQLVPGLLQTPEYGRAVTVASRTWQTAEEIERFVQVRLARQERLGGEEPIKFWAVLSEGVLHQQVGGPEVMRAQLEHLLAVAERPNITLQVVPFKRGAHSGMLGPYVLLSFPQLASLDLVLTEAPTGNIWIEREQEVACYQALFDDARMAALAPTESLALIEQVAKEHRT, from the coding sequence ATGCCAAACGTGAAGCCATCCACCGTGCTGGGTCGCCAACTCGGCGACGAACTCAGGCGATCACGGGAAGCTGCCGGCCTCACGACCGCGGCCGCGGCCGACCTTCTGGACTGCACCAAGGGAAAGATCAGCCGCATGGAGAACGGCCACGTTCCGGTGCGTAGCCCCGACCTCGCCGTGCTCATGCAGGCATACGGCGTGATCGACCCTGAGACCAAGGAGCGGCTCACGGCTCTCGCCCAGCGGGCCAACCGCCGGCGGCGCGAAGGGTGGTGGCATGAGTACGCGTCAGTCCTCAGCGACGCCTACCGCGACCAGATCGAGATGGAGGCGATCTGCGACAGCATCCGCACCTACCAGATGCAGCTCGTGCCGGGGCTTCTCCAGACTCCTGAATATGGACGCGCCGTAACCGTTGCGTCGCGTACCTGGCAGACAGCCGAGGAGATCGAGCGGTTCGTTCAGGTTCGGCTCGCCCGGCAAGAGCGGCTTGGCGGTGAGGAGCCGATCAAGTTCTGGGCGGTCCTCTCGGAGGGGGTCTTGCATCAGCAGGTCGGCGGGCCGGAAGTCATGCGTGCACAACTGGAACATCTGCTGGCGGTTGCTGAGCGACCGAACATCACGCTTCAGGTGGTTCCTTTCAAGCGCGGCGCTCATTCCGGCATGCTCGGCCCTTACGTGCTGCTGAGTTTCCCCCAGCTCGCATCACTCGACCTCGTTCTGACCGAGGCCCCGACTGGCAACATCTGGATAGAGCGAGAGCAGGAAGTCGCCTGCTACCAGGCCCTCTTCGACGACGCGCGCATGGCAGCATTGGCGCCTACGGAGTCACTCGCGCTGATCGAGCAAGTTGCCAAGGAGCACAGAACATGA
- a CDS encoding ATP-binding protein, whose translation MAALIDVSFRLSRRPRSVPRARAALHAVLADWSAGDDLLHTAELVLSELVTNALRVRAPNDRQIGVRIAYSATGGMLRLEVSDAGSGRPELRRPEADETEGRGLWIVEALSLRWGVSPRAGGIGKTVWSELKAPALTPARATREIAAVAVQAGQSVRARGDWRTVRHVRTERQASGGLTVVLGLDEGPPLRVPAGEPLAVRDPAVQ comes from the coding sequence ATGGCTGCACTGATCGACGTCTCGTTCCGCCTCTCCCGCCGCCCTCGCAGCGTCCCCCGGGCCCGCGCGGCCCTGCACGCCGTACTCGCGGACTGGAGTGCGGGGGACGACCTGCTCCACACCGCCGAGCTCGTCCTCTCCGAGCTGGTCACCAACGCCCTGCGTGTACGCGCACCCAACGACCGCCAAATCGGCGTACGCATCGCCTACTCGGCGACCGGCGGCATGCTCCGCCTGGAAGTGAGCGACGCCGGGTCCGGTCGGCCCGAGCTGCGGCGACCCGAGGCGGACGAGACCGAAGGGCGCGGCCTCTGGATCGTTGAGGCGCTGAGCCTCCGGTGGGGCGTCAGCCCGCGCGCGGGCGGGATCGGCAAGACCGTGTGGTCCGAGCTGAAGGCGCCCGCCCTCACTCCCGCCCGCGCGACCAGGGAGATCGCGGCTGTCGCCGTGCAGGCAGGGCAGTCCGTACGGGCACGGGGAGACTGGCGCACGGTCCGACACGTACGCACGGAACGGCAGGCGTCCGGCGGCCTGACAGTCGTATTGGGGCTCGACGAAGGCCCGCCGCTGCGCGTGCCGGCCGGGGAACCGCTGGCGGTCCGGGACCCGGCCGTACAGTGA
- a CDS encoding Uma2 family endonuclease — MTGSAHHPIPVRRGHLRDAAEKIEQATGMRVEIIGGTLVMSPSPSGKRAGIVIDLRDAIRPGLAAEHEAYENVSVPMPGDPDDYATPDLTIGPRAFKEEDGWLLDADAVVLAVEVISPNERLKGINEKTAWYAAARVPRLLQIDPRTGTWSLFTRPGEGEYRGVIHGKYGESVPLPGELGGDLPTSGLPVYGSRPVP; from the coding sequence GTGACCGGCTCCGCCCATCACCCCATCCCCGTCCGGCGCGGGCACCTGCGTGACGCCGCCGAGAAGATCGAGCAGGCCACCGGCATGCGCGTGGAAATCATCGGAGGAACGCTCGTGATGTCTCCGAGCCCCAGCGGCAAGCGTGCCGGGATCGTGATCGACCTGCGCGACGCCATCCGCCCCGGCCTCGCCGCCGAGCACGAGGCGTACGAGAACGTATCGGTCCCGATGCCCGGTGATCCGGACGACTACGCGACCCCGGACCTCACCATCGGGCCGCGCGCGTTCAAGGAGGAGGACGGCTGGCTGCTGGACGCCGACGCGGTTGTGCTGGCCGTCGAGGTGATCTCGCCCAACGAGCGCTTGAAGGGGATCAACGAGAAGACCGCCTGGTACGCCGCCGCGCGCGTCCCCCGGCTCCTCCAGATCGATCCGCGCACCGGCACCTGGTCACTGTTCACCCGCCCCGGAGAGGGTGAGTACAGGGGCGTGATCCACGGCAAGTACGGCGAATCCGTACCGCTCCCCGGAGAACTCGGCGGGGACCTGCCCACCTCCGGTCTCCCCGTCTACGGCAGCCGCCCGGTCCCGTGA
- a CDS encoding HupE/UreJ family protein, which yields MRLLTFLATLIAVLFVAPPAQAHVRETSVTVDLRGQRDGVAAVVDMEYDVLARLLSLDGVLSPDAVGVDGAAAEVPTGVRRSSLDAHASDVAAYVGERLRLSRGSIGCTAADGARVELADSGAAQVALAYDCPVSGALTVRSDIFRPSDGVIDGTTTKVVYDIDGSRGSTLLDTARTSVTVGHTDLLSEIPRFVKLGAEHLYFGLDHVLFLLALLLGAKRLRDVVGVVTAFTVAHSLTLVPAAIGWVSVPAWFVEPLIALSIAFVALDNLLSTRTKHRLPVVFGFGLLHGLGFAGSLSVDGPLSVSMLADLVAFNVGIELAQLTIIALAFPVLLFLRRAATTPVAARALKLGTVAATVFVAGAGLVWFVERSPLLT from the coding sequence GTGCGTCTGCTGACGTTTCTCGCCACCCTTATTGCCGTTCTCTTCGTCGCCCCTCCGGCGCAGGCACACGTCCGTGAGACCTCGGTTACGGTCGACCTGCGCGGCCAGCGCGACGGCGTCGCGGCTGTCGTAGACATGGAGTACGACGTCCTCGCCCGGCTGCTGAGCCTCGACGGTGTCCTGAGCCCGGACGCGGTCGGCGTGGACGGCGCGGCCGCCGAGGTGCCGACCGGGGTGCGGCGCAGTTCGCTGGACGCGCACGCGAGCGACGTGGCGGCGTACGTCGGCGAGCGGCTGCGGCTGAGCCGAGGCTCGATCGGGTGCACTGCTGCGGACGGTGCCCGCGTCGAACTCGCCGACTCCGGCGCGGCGCAGGTCGCGCTCGCCTACGACTGCCCGGTGTCCGGGGCGCTCACCGTCCGCAGTGACATCTTCCGCCCCTCCGACGGCGTCATCGACGGCACCACCACGAAGGTGGTCTACGACATCGACGGCAGCCGCGGTTCGACGCTGCTCGACACCGCCCGCACCAGCGTCACGGTGGGGCACACCGATCTGCTCAGTGAGATCCCGCGGTTCGTCAAGCTCGGGGCAGAGCACCTGTACTTCGGGCTCGACCATGTGCTGTTCCTGCTGGCGCTGCTGCTGGGCGCGAAGCGGCTGCGCGACGTCGTCGGGGTCGTCACGGCCTTCACGGTCGCGCACTCGTTGACCCTGGTGCCGGCCGCGATCGGCTGGGTCAGCGTGCCCGCGTGGTTCGTCGAGCCGCTCATCGCGCTGTCGATCGCGTTCGTCGCGCTCGACAACCTGCTCTCGACGAGGACGAAGCACCGGCTGCCCGTGGTCTTCGGCTTCGGGCTGCTGCACGGGCTGGGCTTCGCGGGCTCGCTCAGTGTCGACGGGCCGCTGTCGGTTTCGATGCTGGCCGACCTGGTCGCCTTCAACGTCGGCATCGAACTCGCCCAGTTGACGATTATCGCGCTCGCCTTCCCGGTGCTGCTGTTCCTGCGCAGGGCCGCGACCACGCCGGTCGCCGCTCGCGCCCTCAAGCTCGGCACCGTCGCGGCGACCGTCTTCGTCGCAGGTGCCGGTCTGGTCTGGTTCGTCGAACGTTCCCCGCTCCTGACCTGA
- a CDS encoding PQQ-binding-like beta-propeller repeat protein: MFTWTRAHMRAVLYTTMLGLAFSVVAGPLTLYAATAIDPPEATVSGVAYVDADGDGRRSSDEAGLAGVRVSDGTVTTTTAADGSYSLKISTDRRKTDIVWAGQPRGYRFGLDEYKEPRFWANLGQLADDATPTADFALVRDELSDGDTFSWANIADPHVNAQLPDQIREINSTSTDLRFIAVSGDLTNDASQGQFDAYRRGTQQSDVAVWPAVGNHEYAGGSAYADRIDNYRKNVGPEWYSFNYGNRHFVVLENNGAAPFEEELNWLKGDLAASVPLDDDPANDIEVVVLAHQPMNVPFGSPSTYDAFGKVLEQYKAQLILVGHEHSNHVENKSAFAPTAKHIQTVSSSYTIDNAPRGFRYIHMAGPGFENPFRMYGENEHLTIVSPAPGSKVPAEKFPGIQINAYDTGDEVVSARYRIAGDKNWRPLHRSGEFTWQSNLPDSLQTVGEHSVEVKVTDAAGKTWTKSADFTLTDEPALKPVAGGDWDQHHGNEGHSGVAPAQEAGRRLAWSFRTDGTFLTGSPVIHDGVVYAGTRDENGDGNSRIHAVQLKNGKELWNFEVPQSIHGSLAYGDGLIFAPTLGSELYAVDAKTGELRWKAEPEEAPAPNNQRTYGYYSPAVSGHTVLWPYQTRFGIGSQGVLKALDTRTGEQIWASPMSGATMSDGTPAVMDGTVYVGNQTADRVLAYDLATGARKWTGTESLGGWQDGVPTAAEGKVFIGSNNGIAARDGKTGETLWTYRSSRSSLVSSGSTPSAAAVKDGVVYMGFPSGAVVALDAQTGNVLWERVLPGDIYHGGVMSSPVVAGDTLFVGANNGRFYALATDTGQILWNHETGTWVGAGPAVSGNTVVTGAWDGNLYAYVPGGESAQRWATVTGTVSDPETGAPIAGAKVTAVAAGQDTAVTSTDAQGKYRIGVPASTWTVSAAKRGLIADDRSEAGVTVGTTGNETADLKLIKVTGPVAGKSTYAPDYGNGSTRKDVVTGREYYYLANDKVRASVTPYTGGNNGVGGLGQGELSDVMLNDANGAETLDWGEMLLRPSLTPPDSWDRPNDQLDLPDLTVDGAAVVGNGQYRGNKAIKAQVRYETLPDAPIVKMTVKLTNTGTTGYQGYFNYMIDPDGSVDNGRIPGFSGTNPGLKTSGWTGNYVYVGADTATTNGQAAHGLAWAQDTPAAVGAYGYIEGLYYDATMEPGATKQFSFYHLTDYATAGGDPTRNIAKWADEIDLHDEAVPDAARATGTITADGSAVSGARVALEQDGKVVATTSTDAQGKYRVKAPAGQYDVRVSKLGYQTAADKVTVPAAGSGVADVALSPVKVEASYGKQIGSGLVEAGPGDVMLENDKLSMAIADAFNDSQLSGSTRGKPVDIAVRGMADQFDWINLPYVSATQPTGDTAWDVRTVQATDVKIVQATGDKAVVRVSGPVNGFTGLTATTTYTLKPGDDFATVSTELSNSGSAPLSVWTGDVMDHDAAGSASVIPGAGIVTPGATKAYTPTKPYIGMTGTDPQVFGLVYGTPAGAFDVYAAGNWVMSRFKVDVPAEGSYTLTRKLVVTPGTDALGILDEVPAP; this comes from the coding sequence ATGTTCACCTGGACACGCGCGCACATGCGCGCTGTCCTGTACACCACCATGCTGGGGCTCGCCTTCAGCGTGGTGGCGGGCCCGCTGACGCTGTACGCGGCGACCGCCATCGACCCGCCGGAGGCCACCGTCAGCGGCGTCGCGTACGTCGACGCCGACGGCGACGGCCGGCGCAGCTCCGACGAGGCCGGCCTGGCCGGTGTGCGCGTCTCCGACGGCACGGTCACCACCACGACCGCCGCCGACGGCTCCTACTCGCTGAAGATCTCCACCGACCGTCGTAAGACGGACATCGTGTGGGCCGGTCAGCCGCGGGGCTACCGGTTCGGCCTGGACGAGTACAAGGAGCCGAGGTTCTGGGCGAACCTCGGCCAGCTCGCCGACGACGCCACGCCGACCGCGGACTTCGCGCTCGTCCGTGACGAACTCTCCGACGGCGACACCTTCTCCTGGGCCAACATCGCCGACCCGCACGTCAACGCACAGCTGCCCGATCAGATACGCGAGATCAACTCCACAAGCACCGACCTGCGGTTCATCGCGGTCAGCGGCGACCTCACCAACGACGCCAGCCAGGGGCAGTTCGACGCGTACCGTCGCGGCACCCAGCAGTCGGACGTCGCTGTCTGGCCGGCCGTCGGCAACCACGAGTACGCGGGCGGGTCGGCGTACGCGGACAGGATCGACAACTATCGCAAGAACGTCGGTCCGGAGTGGTACTCGTTCAACTACGGCAACCGGCACTTCGTGGTGCTGGAGAACAATGGCGCGGCGCCGTTCGAGGAGGAGCTGAACTGGCTCAAGGGCGACCTCGCCGCGAGCGTTCCGCTGGACGACGACCCGGCCAACGACATCGAGGTCGTCGTCCTCGCCCACCAGCCGATGAACGTTCCGTTCGGCTCGCCGTCGACGTACGACGCCTTCGGCAAGGTGCTCGAGCAGTACAAGGCGCAGCTGATCCTGGTCGGCCACGAGCACTCCAACCACGTCGAGAACAAGTCGGCGTTCGCCCCGACCGCCAAGCACATCCAGACCGTGTCGAGCTCCTACACGATCGACAACGCGCCCCGCGGCTTCCGCTACATCCATATGGCGGGTCCGGGCTTCGAGAACCCGTTCCGGATGTACGGCGAGAACGAGCACCTCACCATCGTCAGCCCCGCGCCGGGCTCGAAGGTGCCGGCCGAGAAGTTCCCGGGCATCCAGATCAACGCCTACGACACCGGCGACGAGGTCGTCTCGGCGCGCTACCGGATCGCCGGCGACAAGAACTGGAGGCCGCTGCACCGCAGCGGCGAGTTCACCTGGCAGAGCAACCTGCCCGACAGCCTGCAGACGGTCGGTGAGCACAGCGTCGAGGTGAAGGTGACCGACGCGGCGGGCAAGACCTGGACCAAGTCGGCGGACTTCACCCTCACCGACGAGCCGGCGCTCAAGCCGGTCGCCGGCGGTGACTGGGACCAGCACCACGGCAACGAGGGCCACTCCGGTGTCGCGCCGGCGCAGGAGGCCGGCCGCCGCCTGGCCTGGAGCTTCCGCACCGACGGCACCTTCCTCACCGGGTCGCCGGTCATCCACGACGGCGTCGTCTACGCGGGCACCCGCGACGAGAACGGCGACGGCAACAGCCGGATCCACGCCGTCCAGCTCAAGAACGGCAAGGAGCTGTGGAACTTCGAGGTGCCGCAGTCGATCCACGGCAGCCTCGCCTACGGTGACGGCCTGATCTTCGCGCCGACCCTCGGCTCGGAGCTGTACGCCGTGGACGCGAAGACCGGCGAGCTGCGCTGGAAGGCCGAGCCCGAGGAGGCGCCGGCCCCGAACAACCAGCGCACCTACGGCTACTACTCGCCGGCCGTCTCCGGCCACACCGTGCTCTGGCCCTACCAGACCCGTTTCGGCATCGGCAGCCAGGGCGTCCTCAAGGCGCTCGACACCCGCACCGGCGAGCAGATCTGGGCCTCCCCGATGTCCGGCGCGACCATGAGCGACGGCACGCCCGCCGTCATGGACGGCACCGTGTACGTCGGCAACCAGACCGCCGACCGCGTGCTCGCCTACGACCTGGCCACCGGCGCCCGCAAGTGGACCGGAACCGAATCGCTCGGCGGCTGGCAGGACGGCGTGCCGACCGCAGCCGAGGGCAAGGTCTTCATCGGCTCCAACAACGGCATCGCCGCCCGCGACGGCAAGACCGGCGAGACGCTGTGGACCTACCGGAGCTCGCGTTCCTCGCTCGTCTCGAGCGGCTCGACCCCGAGCGCCGCGGCCGTCAAGGACGGCGTCGTCTACATGGGCTTCCCGAGCGGCGCCGTCGTCGCCCTCGACGCCCAGACCGGCAACGTCCTCTGGGAGCGGGTGCTGCCCGGCGACATCTACCACGGTGGCGTCATGTCCAGCCCGGTCGTGGCCGGTGACACGCTCTTCGTCGGCGCCAACAACGGCAGGTTCTACGCCCTGGCCACCGACACCGGCCAGATCCTGTGGAACCACGAGACCGGCACCTGGGTCGGCGCCGGCCCGGCCGTCAGCGGCAACACCGTGGTGACGGGCGCCTGGGACGGCAACCTCTACGCCTACGTGCCGGGCGGCGAGTCCGCGCAGCGCTGGGCGACCGTGACCGGTACGGTCAGCGACCCGGAGACGGGCGCTCCGATCGCCGGCGCGAAGGTCACCGCCGTCGCCGCCGGTCAGGACACCGCGGTGACCAGCACCGACGCCCAGGGCAAGTACCGCATCGGCGTGCCGGCTTCGACCTGGACCGTCTCGGCGGCCAAGCGCGGCCTGATCGCCGACGACCGCTCGGAGGCCGGCGTCACGGTCGGCACCACCGGCAACGAGACGGCCGACCTGAAGCTGATCAAGGTGACCGGCCCGGTCGCCGGCAAGTCGACGTACGCGCCGGACTACGGCAACGGCAGCACGCGCAAGGACGTCGTCACGGGCAGGGAGTACTACTACCTGGCCAACGACAAGGTCCGGGCGTCCGTGACGCCGTACACCGGCGGCAACAACGGTGTCGGCGGTCTGGGTCAGGGCGAGCTGTCGGACGTCATGCTCAACGACGCCAACGGCGCCGAGACCCTTGACTGGGGCGAGATGCTGCTGCGTCCGAGCCTCACGCCGCCCGACTCGTGGGACCGGCCGAACGACCAGCTCGACCTGCCCGACCTCACGGTCGACGGCGCGGCCGTGGTCGGCAACGGTCAGTACCGGGGGAACAAGGCCATCAAGGCGCAGGTCCGCTACGAGACCCTGCCCGACGCTCCGATCGTGAAGATGACGGTCAAGCTGACCAACACCGGCACCACGGGCTACCAGGGCTACTTCAACTACATGATCGACCCCGACGGCTCGGTCGACAACGGCCGGATCCCCGGGTTCAGCGGCACCAACCCGGGTCTGAAGACCTCGGGCTGGACCGGGAACTACGTCTACGTCGGTGCTGACACGGCCACCACGAACGGCCAGGCCGCTCACGGTCTCGCCTGGGCACAGGACACGCCGGCCGCGGTCGGTGCGTACGGCTACATCGAGGGCCTCTACTACGACGCCACGATGGAGCCCGGTGCCACCAAGCAGTTCAGCTTCTACCACCTGACCGACTACGCGACCGCCGGTGGCGACCCCACCCGCAACATCGCGAAGTGGGCCGACGAGATCGACCTGCACGACGAGGCCGTCCCGGACGCCGCTCGCGCCACAGGCACGATCACCGCGGACGGCTCCGCCGTCTCCGGTGCCCGGGTCGCCCTCGAGCAGGACGGCAAGGTGGTCGCGACCACGAGCACCGACGCCCAGGGCAAGTACCGCGTCAAGGCCCCGGCCGGTCAGTACGACGTCCGGGTGTCCAAGCTGGGCTACCAGACGGCCGCCGACAAGGTCACCGTGCCGGCGGCGGGCAGCGGCGTCGCCGACGTCGCGCTGAGCCCGGTCAAGGTCGAGGCGAGCTACGGCAAGCAGATCGGCTCGGGTCTGGTCGAGGCAGGCCCCGGCGACGTCATGCTCGAGAACGACAAGCTCTCGATGGCGATCGCCGACGCTTTTAATGACTCGCAGCTCTCCGGTAGCACCCGCGGCAAGCCGGTCGACATCGCCGTCCGCGGCATGGCCGACCAGTTCGACTGGATCAACCTGCCCTACGTCTCGGCGACCCAGCCGACCGGCGATACCGCGTGGGACGTCCGGACGGTGCAGGCGACCGACGTCAAGATCGTCCAGGCGACCGGCGACAAGGCCGTCGTCCGGGTATCCGGGCCGGTCAATGGCTTCACGGGTCTGACGGCGACGACGACGTACACGCTGAAGCCGGGCGACGACTTCGCCACGGTCTCGACGGAGCTGAGCAACTCCGGCTCGGCTCCACTCAGCGTGTGGACCGGTGACGTGATGGACCACGACGCGGCCGGCTCGGCCAGTGTCATCCCGGGCGCCGGCATCGTGACACCGGGTGCGACGAAGGCGTACACCCCGACCAAGCCGTACATCGGCATGACCGGGACCGACCCGCAGGTGTTCGGTCTCGTCTACGGCACGCCGGCCGGCGCCTTCGACGTCTACGCCGCGGGCAACTGGGTGATGAGCCGGTTCAAGGTCGACGTGCCGGCGGAGGGCTCCTACACCCTCACCCGCAAGCTCGTCGTCACCCCGGGCACCGACGCGCTGGGCATCCTCGACGAGGTCCCCGCGCCGTAA